TTTAAACCAAAAATAGTAGAAAGCATAAACAAAACCTATTTTTTAGGAAAAGACTGTTAGTCCCCTCTCAGCCTTGGAACTTTCCCTGACACACCCACTGCCTGGGGAAAGTGGCTCCCCTCCCCACGCTCCTCAGGCCCCAAAACTGTCGCCTTTGCTTGGAGTGCAAAGGTGTGCTCGTTTATCTTTACAGCTATTTCAGTTACCTACTGCAAtataacaaaccaccccacaagttagtggcttaaaaccagTGATTTGTTGTTGTTCACAATTCCACGGGTTGACTGGGTGGCTCCTTTCCTGGTCTCACTTAGAATCGGTTGGGGTGTTGCATTCAGATGGCACTTGGAATGGCTGGCAGAGCCAAGAGTAGCTTTGCTGCTGGCTGCCAGCTGGACTGCTTTGTCCTCCATGTGGCCTCCCATCTTCACTGCGCTAAGCCGGGCTCTCTAACCAGGCCACCCGCAGCATCCCAGGAGCACAGAGATTGAAGTCGCAAGCATGATGGGGCCCAACATGGAAGTCACGTGGTGATGTTTCTGTACACCCTTTGGTCAAAATGAGCCAAGTGGGTAGTCCAGCTTCCGAAGGGAGAGGAAATTGACTCCACTTGATGGAAGGAGTAACAAAGTCACATCACAGAGAGAGGCTGGCCCGCATCTCTCAGTCTCCCACAATAACTAAGAGAAGAGTAGCTGGGGCAGGAGGAACGTGGCTTTGGTCAGGACACCAGCACCTCTGGGCTGGGTAGCATTGGGTGAGCCAACTTTCCTGTCTGAGCTTTGGATTAATCCAGTTTTAGCATCACCCTGATAATCATCCTTTTAGTTACTACCTGGGGTAATGGGCTACAAATCAACAACTTTAGAAACCTTTTCTGGCAGATTCTCTCCCTGAACATGGATAACCCATTTAACTAGAGGTCCCTGTTAATCTTACATGGCAACCACAGAAAGATAATAACAATGTCAACAGCAGAAATACTAGCAGCTACCTTGTATGGACCCCTTCACCTTACTTTTTAATTATGTTCATTATttgctgtctgtctctccctacCCCTTACTGGAATGTTAACTCGAAGAAGGAAGGAATTGGATTCTTTGGGACATCGATGCATCCCCAATTCCTTGATGGATGCCTGGTATATGGTAGGTGTCCAGTATTAGTTGAAAGAATGACCTTTGGTGGATTTTGTGCCTGGTGATGGCATCGAGACTTGTTGTGCATAACCTTATTTCTTTATCACAACATCCCTTGGAGGAAAGTCCTGTCACTGCCCTCCTTtgcacagaggagaaaaacagaggcTTCTAGAAGCTGCATATATTACCTTATGCACCCACACAATAGGAGAGTCCAGAGGCTTAGCTGACCACAGTTCAACAATCATCTGTGTTCTACCTTCTGGATGAAGAGGATTGAATGGTCAGGGTCAGACGTAGCCCCTGGCAGGCACCTGCAGGGGAGTTGAGGAGGGAAACTGAGCTGGTATGGGTGGGGGCATGCCTGAGAGGGTTTTCTCAGGGACCCACAGGGAGCGGTCAGAACTCTGCCAGGTTCAGCCTGTCCCTCTCAGGAGGAAGGCCAGGATCAGACCTATAAGAGATGAGGACCAAGCTGCAAAGTGAAGCCCCAGCACAACCTAGAGATTGTCACTGGATTGTGTGCCTGGTGACTGTCGGGACTGGGATAAGTGGCCTGGAGATGCTGCTACAGCAaccaggccagggaggctggaagcgccacacgcacacgcacacgcacacacacacttcacttCCCATCCCTTCCACTTCCTCTGTCCCCCTcaactccccacttccccaccccacccaacacTGACTCCAGCCCAGACCAGCAAGGGCCCATCACTGTGATTGGTCACTGGGTTCCTGATACTGAGAACGGACACTcaggagatgggaaggaagggagagtgggcggggtggaaggaaggatggggctACATTTACATCTTTGCCCAGAGCTGGGCGCCTGCTCACCATGGACACTGCCGGATACAGCAAGTGGGATGGCAGACTGCAGGAGGTCCCTGGAGGTATGAGTCAGGGGGTCCCTCTCTGGCCGGTGGTTTGGGGTTTgatgggagaagggaaagaaatagcCAAGAGAGGGCCTAAGTAGTGGGTGTGGGAGAGACACCACATGCCAGAGAGCTAGTTGGACTTGGATTCAGATTCCAACTCTGCCACTGAGCGGCTGTGTGACCACAGGTAAGTTACTGtacctctctgaatctgtttcctgaGAGGAACCCAAGCTTCTAGGGCTCAGTCCTCGAGCTTGGGATCCTGGTACAGGAGGGACTCAGGAGTCCATCTGTGTTATCTCAGGGCACTGGGGACGCTGGGGACAGAGACCCCTCTTCCTGGCCCTGACTCTCGTGGTTGTCACAGTCCTATGGGTCCTCATTCTGAGCATCCTATTTTCCAAGGGTGAGTGACGGATGATGGGGGAGTTTATGTCCAGCCCCGCTGGCAACACAgaccttccctctgccccagggcacatcagccagtTCCCGGATCCCTGCCTGGCTCTGAGTGTGAACACGTGTGAACAGTTTGTGTGCActtacatgtgtgtgcatatgcacgaatgaatgtgtgtgtgtcccaATGTGTATGTCTCCTGTCGCTGTGTGTGTACCGACATGTGTGCTACacgcctccctgccctctctctgcaTCCCATGATAGGGGTCcccgcagcccctcccctgggcgAGGGGAGAGTTCCCGAGTTCCCCTCTCTCCGCAGCCTCCACGGAGCGCGGGGCGCTGCTAGGTCATCAGGACCTGCTGAGGACAAACGGTGCGTGCAGAACAGGGGCCCTTGGGTCTCCGGGGTTGCAGGGCGGTAGGGTCTTGGGCCCTGCCGACCAGGTGGCGGGTGAGTGGGTGGGGACCCCACGGTCCGCGAGGCTGGCCCCTCAGTGGGGCAGGGTGTCCCGTGAGTCTTCCAGGGTGACCTGGCGTGTGTGGGTCGGACGGGGAATCATTCCAGCTTCGAAGCAGACAGCGGTGCTGGGTGCCTTGAAGGAGGATGTCCGAGCCTGCAATAGCTGCTGTGAGACTCGTGGGCCGAGGGCATGGGGCTCATGGCGGGAACTGGAGGTAGCGAGTGGAAGTGGGGCTTGTggcagctgggggcggggctcgAGGCGGctaggggcggggcggggcgggctggTCTCAGAAGTCCCGCCCCCAACCTCGCCGTCCTTCCCAGGCCTGGGGACGCAGGCGCAGCTGCAGACCCTGCGCACCCAGCTTGGGGAGGCACAGACCAAGGTGATCCAGCAGGAGAGCGCCCTGAAAGAACTGAGCGAGCGCGGTGAGGGCGGAACATGCCACGACCCTTGACCTCTCACCCCGGTTCTTACCCGACCCTTGATTCACCTCCGGATTCCTCTGTAACCCCCACACTATCCTGTGATCCTGACCATTGATCCCAATCGTGTCCCCCATCCTGACTCTGACCTTGACTGCAACTCCTAACCCCAACCAAACCGGGCCCTACCCAGCTACAACAGTCTTTGACCGTGATGTCATTCTTGACCTTGATGCTGACCACGGACGTGGACGCTGACCTTATCTAATCATGACCCTACTCTTGACCGTGGTCCTAGCTATAATCTGGACTCCCTTTACTTGGCAGTGGCCCAGGGCTTGGCTGAAGCCGGTAGAGACCGTGAAAACATCCGCACTGAGCTGTTCCGGACGCTGGAGGGAATCCGGCTCGGGAACAGTGAGCAGGATccggaggcagggaggggagaggggagaggggagaggacaaGTGGGCCCTGCCTTTAGGCCCCCGGATTTCCTGATCCGCCCGGTCCCGCCCTTTGACCTTGGCCAGGTCTCAGTGGCTCCGCCCCTAGGCCCTAGGGTCCAATCACCCCCTCTCCAGTCCTCTCCGTCTGCTCCACCTGGGAGCACCTCTTTGACCCTCGCCACCTCGCAGGCTCCTGCAAGAAGTGCCCCAAGTCGTGGCTGCCGTTCCAGGGCTCCTGTTACCTTTTCTCCCC
The genomic region above belongs to Camelus ferus isolate YT-003-E chromosome 22, BCGSAC_Cfer_1.0, whole genome shotgun sequence and contains:
- the CLEC4G gene encoding C-type lectin domain family 4 member G isoform X3, which encodes MDTAGYSKWDGRLQEVPGGHWGRWGQRPLFLALTLVVVTVLWVLILSILFSKASTERGALLGHQDLLRTNVAQGLAEAGRDRENIRTELFRTLEGIRLGNSSCKKCPKSWLPFQGSCYLFSPLRATWVEAQHNCEGAGAHLVIVGGLDEQGFLSRNTQGRGYWLGLRAVRRARKIQGYQWADGVSLSFSYWNRGEPNDSLGREDCVMMLRTGMWNDAPCDSKDDSWICEKRHQC
- the CLEC4G gene encoding C-type lectin domain family 4 member G isoform X1 → MDTAGYSKWDGRLQEVPGGHWGRWGQRPLFLALTLVVVTVLWVLILSILFSKASTERGALLGHQDLLRTNASKQTAVLGALKEDVRACNSCCLGTQAQLQTLRTQLGEAQTKVIQQESALKELSERVAQGLAEAGRDRENIRTELFRTLEGIRLGNSSCKKCPKSWLPFQGSCYLFSPLRATWVEAQHNCEGAGAHLVIVGGLDEQGFLSRNTQGRGYWLGLRAVRRARKIQGYQWADGVSLSFSYWNRGEPNDSLGREDCVMMLRTGMWNDAPCDSKDDSWICEKRHQC
- the CLEC4G gene encoding C-type lectin domain family 4 member G isoform X2 — translated: MDTAGYSKWDGRLQEVPGGHWGRWGQRPLFLALTLVVVTVLWVLILSILFSKASTERGALLGHQDLLRTNASKQTAVLGALKEDVRACNSCCLGTQAQLQTLRTQLGEAQTKVIQQESALKELSERGSCKKCPKSWLPFQGSCYLFSPLRATWVEAQHNCEGAGAHLVIVGGLDEQGFLSRNTQGRGYWLGLRAVRRARKIQGYQWADGVSLSFSYWNRGEPNDSLGREDCVMMLRTGMWNDAPCDSKDDSWICEKRHQC